The Armatimonadota bacterium DNA segment ACGCGCGCAGGTCGTCAATTCCATGGCTGCCTGCTGACTGGGCCAAGGAGGCCGAATGCTGAGCAAACGAACGCTGGTGACGGTGGCCGCAGCAACCGGCCTGCTACTGAGCGCACCGCGACAGCTGCGCGCGCAGACCACGATCTACCGCGATGCTTTGGGTTTGCCATCGGTGGTGGCTCCAGACATTCCGGCCGCCTTCTACGGACTCGGATATGCCGTGGCGCAGGATGACGCCGTGCAGATGGAGAGGAACTTTCTGTTTGCTCGCGGCCGGCTGGCGGAGGTCGACGGTCAAAAGTCGCTCATGCAGGACATCTTCATTCGCACCATGGGCTTCCAGCACGCCGCCGTGATCGAGGCGCCAAAGCTGCGTGGCATCGGTGCGGCGATGATCGACTCGTTTTGCGCCGGAGCAAACCTCAGCCTGCGCCGGCAGCGTAAGCGGCTTCCGCACTGGCTTCGACCGGTAACACGCGTAGACGTGCTGGCGCTCTCCCAACTGATGAACGCCGCATTCGCCCTGGAAGACGTTCAGCAGCAGCTCTATCCCGGCATTGGCTCCAATCAGTTTGCAATCGCCCCGGCTAGAACTGCGCAGGGCCACGCACTCCTTTCCATTGATCCCCATCTGCCGTGGTCCGGAATCTTCGCCTGGTACGAATTCAGCCTCTATACGCCGGAGTTCTGGTTCCATGGCGTCACGGTGCCGGGTGTTGCTGCCACCGTTATTGGTCATACCGCGAACGTGGGCTGGTCGATGACCAACAACAGCCCGCGGCTCTACGACCTGTTCACGATCCATACCAATCCGGATAATCCCAACCAATACCGATTCCGCGGCGTGTGGAAACCGTACATAACACGCGCGGTCACGCTGCACTACCTGGTGGATGGAAAGGAGCAGACATCGCACCAGCTCGTTCGCAGCACAGCCTGGGGGCCCATCGCGCCGCTCCGAGCCACCGCCGTTCACCTTTCCATGCTCAACGATTGGAAGGCATTGACCGAACCGCTGGCGATGGACCGCGCGAAAAACGCGTTGGAGTTCCGCCGGGCGCTGGCGATCGACGGAATATCCATGTGGAACATGGTCTACGCCGATACGCACGGGAATATCGGCTACCAGTACAACGCACGCGTGCCGCATCGATCGCCCCTCGTTTCGTGGACACCCGCCGTGGATGGAGCTAACCCTAACGCGGTGTGGGGCCCTTTGTGGACCGTGGACCAGCTGCCCCACATCCTCAACCCTGAATCGGGGCTGCTTGTAAACGCCAACTCCGATCCGAAGTTGACGCCGTGCGATGGCGAACTCAAGGGTGTTTGGCCGCGAGACGTGACCAGCTACGGTGAGACCACACGGCGTGCACGCCTGGCGCAGCTGTTGATGAGCAACCACAAGGTGACGGTGCGACAGGCGATGGCGATTGCAACCGATACCTATGTACCATACGCTATTCCAACCGTGGCTGCGCTGGCGGCTGCGGGCCGCAACGACGCGAGCATTGGCAGCGCGCTGGCGGTACTCCACGGCTGGAATGGTCGTGCCGATATTACAGACCGCGGCACGGCGCTGTTCTACTACTGGTGCCGTGCGTGTCCCGGAAGCATGGCGCTCCGACAGTTGGCGGGCCGCCACGTCGCATGGACGCCTGAACAGCGCCGGACCGCAGTCGCCGCCCTGCGCCGGGCCGGCGGTGAGCTGATCGCCGATCACGGGTCACTCAGCGTACCGTGGGGCGCCGTCCACGTGGCGGTACGCGGCAGCGATACGTTCCCCGTAAGCGGCTTTCGCACCGGTGATGCCGGAGCCGCTGTTGTGCCCAATTTTGGCCCGTTCGTGGATGGGCGTGAACTGTGCGATACCGGCTCCAGCTTCCGGATGATCGTCAGCATGGAGCCGCACAATGTGGAGTCGTGGGCCATTCTGCCGCATGGCGAGTCTCAGGATCCAGCCAGCCCGCACTTTGCCGACCAGAATCGGCTGTTCGGCGAGGGCCGATATGTTTCCACCAACTTTGGGCCCGCACGTGCGCGGAAGGCTGCTGTTGAGGTCACGCGGCTGCCGGCGGCGCGCTGACAGTGGCCGTCATCGTGCTGGCCGGTGGTGGCAGTCGCAGAATGGGTCGGGACAAGGCGCTTATTGAGCTGAACGGCAAGCCTCTGATTGAACACGCGCTGGAGCGCGTGAGCGGACTTGCCGAGCCGATTCTGGTTGTTGCCGACCGCGCGGACAGGTACACCCTGCCCGGCGCGATTTGCGTCGGAGACGACATGCCGGGCGAGGGTCCATTGGCGGGAGTGGTAACCGGGTTGCGAGCCGCCGGCGCCGGCGCGCATCTGGTGGTCGCCTGCGACATGCCGCACCTGCAGCGAGACCTTATGCGAACGATGCTGCTCAGCGTATCCGACTTCCAGGTAGTTGCCGGCCGGGTCGACGGCCACACGATGCCCTTGTGCGCCGTCTACACGCAGCAGGTTCTGCGCACCGCTGAGCGGCTGCTGGAGACCGGGGAGCGCGCGCTACGCTGCGTGCCGGAAGCTTGCAAAACCCGATGGCTGGATGAGGTGGAGCTGCGGCAGTACGACCCGGACCTGCTCTCGTACAGAAACCTGAATACCCCGCAGGACATCCGGAATTGGAGAGAGACAGCATAGGGCGCATGGGGCCGCGGCAAATACTCTGGTGGGCGGCACTGGCCGTTTGCGCCCTGAACCTGGCCGCGATGATCCGCCGCGCGCCAATACTCAAAGCAGAATCGCAAACGCCGGCCGAGGTATCGGCGCAGGCTGCCGCGCGATGGATCAACCGGCATGCCGAAGCGGGCGCGCCGTACACGCTGCTGACAGACGCCCGGGATATCTCTGCGCCGTGGTTCCACTACCGGCTGCAGTACTTGACGTACCCGCACGTGGTGTACGCGGTGAGCGATAACACGGGCCACGGCAAGCTCACGGG contains these protein-coding regions:
- a CDS encoding penicillin acylase family protein, with translation MLSKRTLVTVAAATGLLLSAPRQLRAQTTIYRDALGLPSVVAPDIPAAFYGLGYAVAQDDAVQMERNFLFARGRLAEVDGQKSLMQDIFIRTMGFQHAAVIEAPKLRGIGAAMIDSFCAGANLSLRRQRKRLPHWLRPVTRVDVLALSQLMNAAFALEDVQQQLYPGIGSNQFAIAPARTAQGHALLSIDPHLPWSGIFAWYEFSLYTPEFWFHGVTVPGVAATVIGHTANVGWSMTNNSPRLYDLFTIHTNPDNPNQYRFRGVWKPYITRAVTLHYLVDGKEQTSHQLVRSTAWGPIAPLRATAVHLSMLNDWKALTEPLAMDRAKNALEFRRALAIDGISMWNMVYADTHGNIGYQYNARVPHRSPLVSWTPAVDGANPNAVWGPLWTVDQLPHILNPESGLLVNANSDPKLTPCDGELKGVWPRDVTSYGETTRRARLAQLLMSNHKVTVRQAMAIATDTYVPYAIPTVAALAAAGRNDASIGSALAVLHGWNGRADITDRGTALFYYWCRACPGSMALRQLAGRHVAWTPEQRRTAVAALRRAGGELIADHGSLSVPWGAVHVAVRGSDTFPVSGFRTGDAGAAVVPNFGPFVDGRELCDTGSSFRMIVSMEPHNVESWAILPHGESQDPASPHFADQNRLFGEGRYVSTNFGPARARKAAVEVTRLPAAR
- a CDS encoding molybdenum cofactor guanylyltransferase; the protein is MAVIVLAGGGSRRMGRDKALIELNGKPLIEHALERVSGLAEPILVVADRADRYTLPGAICVGDDMPGEGPLAGVVTGLRAAGAGAHLVVACDMPHLQRDLMRTMLLSVSDFQVVAGRVDGHTMPLCAVYTQQVLRTAERLLETGERALRCVPEACKTRWLDEVELRQYDPDLLSYRNLNTPQDIRNWRETA